The following are encoded together in the Flammeovirga agarivorans genome:
- a CDS encoding outer membrane beta-barrel family protein, translating to MKNKEQLKRILAVWLMCMLGLTSFINAQSKITGQVIEKNQNAPIEYATVALYNQADNSLVTGVVSAGEGKFTINKVKEGTYKITIGFMGFETFTKENISVVKGSNVNLGQVTLNEDSQMLDEIEVKGEQLTAVTKVDRQVYDATKFENAAGGTATDVLKNMPSVSINAEGDLAVRGSSGFVVLLNGKPIQSDAATILNQLPANSIKNVEVITAPSAKYDSEGKAGIINIITTKGASDGMYAQVNVRYGLPSIENYDNANNPLRYGGDFTIAQQKEKFNWALGASYQRNDKSGRREGDVWTQIDDDPKFIFPSDGERSYVEENYSANLSLGFDPNDNNSFNFAAMGGIRDKTRLADIYYYDNHFEGDPESFQYYNHNSRNRQSDFFVTSLDYAHTFQNSSKLSASVLYEYTLLGGPTFNDNQKYDFSTPADQQYYYLKERNTNENPLHGFRANIDYSFKPSKLGQFEVGYQFRTLDHKGDFLYEREVIDPETGKATGEWEVVDNYSSNLNLSRNIHSAYGQLAGQKGDWTYGVGVRAEYMDRQVDYLGYQNGQLEPESNREVKNYDYFKLFPSANLQYQVNDGLALKTAYSKRVERTTTFKMNPFKEKEHSETLEQGDADLEPEFIDLVELGAVQEIGDHTIFLTGYFRNTQNLINRTNTFDSDSVLNRIYTNVGTSKVFGVEVGTSLKLTDWWDFYAGGNFYHQHISGEFNYDDTDNDWVINIPVDTKAWQYSFNLNTTFKITPTLSTNFSFNYLSERVTAQGEDSRFYTPNLSVKKTFMDNRLTVNVQWLNMDMGLLNTNEQRITTRGDYTAVLADGSTQRQQFYTTTNYVYEVDQIMINVTYNFNSLKNKSKKVKSEFGSKEF from the coding sequence AAAAAGAATCCTAGCAGTGTGGCTAATGTGTATGCTGGGACTGACCTCATTTATCAACGCTCAATCAAAAATCACTGGACAAGTAATTGAAAAAAATCAAAATGCACCCATTGAGTACGCAACAGTAGCTTTATATAATCAGGCCGATAACTCACTGGTTACAGGGGTGGTATCAGCAGGTGAAGGAAAGTTTACTATCAACAAAGTAAAAGAAGGTACATATAAAATCACTATTGGTTTTATGGGGTTTGAAACTTTTACCAAAGAGAATATCTCTGTTGTAAAAGGTAGTAATGTCAATTTAGGTCAGGTGACATTAAATGAAGATAGCCAAATGCTCGACGAAATTGAGGTAAAAGGAGAGCAGTTAACTGCTGTTACAAAAGTAGATCGTCAGGTTTATGATGCAACAAAATTTGAAAATGCAGCAGGTGGTACAGCAACAGATGTACTTAAAAATATGCCTTCTGTAAGTATCAACGCTGAAGGTGATCTTGCAGTAAGAGGATCATCAGGATTTGTAGTATTATTAAACGGAAAACCTATCCAGTCTGATGCAGCTACAATTCTGAACCAACTTCCTGCAAACTCTATTAAAAATGTGGAGGTGATTACTGCTCCTTCTGCAAAATATGATTCAGAAGGTAAGGCGGGTATTATTAATATCATTACAACTAAGGGTGCTTCTGACGGAATGTATGCACAAGTGAACGTTCGTTATGGATTACCAAGTATCGAAAATTATGATAATGCCAATAATCCGTTGAGATACGGTGGAGACTTTACAATTGCTCAGCAAAAAGAAAAATTCAATTGGGCATTAGGAGCTTCTTACCAAAGAAATGATAAATCAGGAAGAAGAGAAGGTGATGTTTGGACACAAATTGATGATGATCCGAAGTTTATATTCCCATCAGATGGTGAGCGTTCATATGTTGAAGAAAACTACTCTGCGAACCTTTCATTAGGCTTTGATCCAAATGATAATAATAGTTTCAATTTTGCTGCAATGGGTGGTATTAGAGATAAAACTCGTTTAGCAGATATCTATTATTATGATAATCATTTCGAAGGTGATCCAGAGTCTTTTCAATACTATAACCACAACTCTAGAAATAGACAATCAGACTTCTTCGTTACAAGTTTGGATTATGCTCATACTTTCCAAAACTCGTCAAAATTATCAGCGTCTGTTCTTTACGAATATACTTTGTTAGGCGGACCAACTTTTAACGATAACCAAAAGTACGATTTTTCAACACCTGCAGATCAACAGTATTATTATCTAAAAGAAAGAAATACTAACGAGAACCCATTACATGGTTTCAGAGCAAATATTGATTATAGCTTTAAGCCATCAAAGTTAGGGCAATTTGAAGTAGGGTATCAGTTTAGAACATTAGATCATAAAGGTGATTTCTTATACGAAAGAGAGGTAATTGATCCTGAAACTGGTAAAGCAACAGGTGAATGGGAAGTAGTTGATAATTACTCTTCAAACTTAAACTTATCGAGAAATATTCACTCAGCGTACGGTCAATTGGCTGGTCAGAAAGGTGATTGGACTTATGGTGTAGGTGTAAGAGCAGAATATATGGATCGTCAAGTAGATTACTTAGGCTATCAAAATGGTCAGTTAGAACCTGAGTCAAATAGAGAGGTGAAGAACTATGACTACTTTAAGTTATTCCCATCAGCAAATTTACAATATCAAGTAAATGATGGTTTAGCGTTAAAAACAGCCTACAGTAAGCGTGTTGAAAGAACAACAACTTTCAAGATGAACCCTTTCAAAGAAAAAGAACATTCAGAAACTTTAGAACAAGGTGATGCAGATCTAGAGCCTGAATTTATTGATTTGGTTGAATTAGGAGCTGTACAAGAAATCGGTGATCATACGATCTTCTTAACAGGATATTTCAGAAATACTCAAAACCTAATCAACAGAACAAATACTTTCGATAGTGATTCGGTGTTAAACCGTATTTATACTAATGTAGGTACTAGCAAAGTTTTTGGTGTAGAAGTAGGAACATCATTGAAATTGACTGATTGGTGGGATTTTTATGCAGGTGGTAACTTCTATCATCAACATATTTCTGGAGAATTTAATTATGATGATACTGATAATGATTGGGTAATCAATATCCCTGTAGATACAAAAGCATGGCAATATAGCTTTAACTTAAACACTACATTTAAGATTACTCCAACGTTGTCAACGAACTTCTCATTCAACTACTTATCAGAAAGAGTTACCGCTCAAGGTGAAGATTCAAGATTCTATACACCAAACCTTTCTGTGAAGAAAACATTTATGGATAACCGTTTAACTGTTAATGTGCAATGGTTGAATATGGATATGGGATTGTTAAACACAAACGAACAACGTATCACAACAAGAGGAGATTATACAGCAGTATTGGCTGATGGTTCTACACAAAGACAACAGTTTTATACTACTACAAACTATGTTTATGAAGTTGATCAAATCATGATCAATGTGACATATAACTTCAATAGTTTGAAGAACAAGTCTAAGAAGGTGAAATCAGAATTTGGATCTAAAGAATTCTAG